Proteins from a genomic interval of Macrobrachium nipponense isolate FS-2020 chromosome 33, ASM1510439v2, whole genome shotgun sequence:
- the LOC135203113 gene encoding uncharacterized protein LOC135203113, whose amino-acid sequence MMECNWNSSSLPWLARDEQDFPLGAKDASYLPSATNIGLNHDVADLPDWMESRDIMVHPDDILSIVPRHPEQMEVDCGSQGFGGYLDTDEDYGLSINPDDMLVPLSELQPEKCLSQNTILPAASASKVSVRVSKVRVPKISVEHSGIQNTTEMMALQPYRPTSVQSTGLVEQIDDLQNYNADELLDELVSLANREPNHLASLIESLDSSLVQAGMEELLSQLNANSANQEMPAPLSPVCIPSPVPSVGSLSPQSTVDYSFHQLVSPVYYGNEVTCKSEKVTVVSSPSPVSHTDYGSSVSSSDIEETLSIASPAIEDNLSIASPAIEDNLSIASPAIEDNLSIASPAFEVNLSVASFVKDEEEVEVECDYIETAMHTYSRSPRKIRSKRKSSAGSAYPESRKERKKEQNKQAALRYRQKKKQEDDELMTKIHAEEERQKQLKKKCSNLKQELTYLKKIMREVLIAKGTLSPEAFKK is encoded by the exons ATGATGGAGTGCAACTGGAATTCATCCAGCCTCCCATGGCTCGCCAGGGATGAGCAGGATTTTCCCTTAGGGGCCAAAGATGCATCTTACCTGCCTTCTGCCACAAACATTGGATTGAACCATGATGTCGCAG ACCTACCTGATTGGATGGAAAGTCGTGACATCATGGTACACCCTGATGATATTCTCTCCATCGTCCCTAGACATCCTGAACAGATGGAAGTTGATTGCGGTTCTCAAGGTTTTGGTGGATATCTTGATACAGATGAAGATTATGGTCTAAGTATTAATCCAGATGACATGTTAGTACCCCTGTCAGAACTTCAGCCTGAGAAATGTCTCTCCCAGAACACCATCTTGCCAGCAGCCTCTGCTTCAAAAGTTTCAGTGCGTGTAAGTAAGGTTAGAGTACCAAAAATTTCTGTAGAACATTCAGGAATCCAGAATACTACTGAGATGATGGCTTTGCAGCCTTACAGGCCTACCAGTGTCCAAAGCACTGGTTTAGTTGAACAAATTGATGATCTGCAAAATTACAATGCAGATGAACTTCTAGACGAATTAGTCAGTCTCGCAAATCGTGAGCCCAATCACCTTGCTAGCTTGATTGAATCTTTAGATTCATCATTAGTTCAAGCAGGAATGGAGGAATTGTTGTCACAGTTGAATGCTAATAGTGCTAATCAGGAAATGCCAGCTCCCCTGTCACCTGTTTGCATCCCATCTCCAGTTCCATCAGTAGGAAGTTTATCTCCTCAGTCTACTGTTGATTATTCATTCCATCAGTTAGTATCTCCAGTGTATTATGGTAATGAAGTTACCTGCAAATCTGAGAAAGTTACAGTAGTTTCTTCTCCCTCACCTGTCTCACACACTGATTATGGCTCATCAGTATCATCATCTGATATAGAAGAGACTTTGTCTATTGCATCTCCAGCCATTGAAGACAACTTGTCTATTGCATCTCCAGCTATTGAAGACAACTTGTCTATTGCATCTCCAGCTATTGAAGACAACTTGTCTATTGCATCTCCAGCTTTTGAAGTCAACTTGTCAGTTGCATCCTTTgttaaagatgaagaagaagtagaagtagagtGTGACTACATTGAGACTGCAATGCACACCTATTCTCGCTCCCCACGTAAGATTAGATCTAAACGCAAAAGTTCGGCTGGTTCTGCATATCCTGAGAGTAGGAAGGAGCgaaagaaagaacaaaacaaaCAGGCTGCCCTTCGTTATCGCCAAAAAAAGAAACAGGAAGACGATGAGTTAATGACAAAAATTCATGCAGAAGAGGAGAGACAAAAACAGCTTAAGAAAAAATGTTCCAATCTGAAGCAAGAGCTTACTTATTTGAAGAAGATAATGAGGGAAGTGCTCATAGCTAAAGGCACTCTTTCTCCTGAAGCTTTCAAGAAGTAG